CGGCCTGATATCCCAGGGGTGGTGCTGTCCATCACCGGCCTGTTCTCGCTGGTGTACGGCATCATCGAGGCCGGTCAAAGCGGTTGGACTGAGCAGAACGTGCTGATCGCGTTTGGCGCGGCGGCGGTGCTGCTGACGATGTTTGGTATCTGGGAATACCGTAGCCCGAACGCGATGCTGCCGCTCGGTTTCTTCAGGAACATGTCCTTCACGGGCGCGAATCTGGCGCTGACACTGGTTGTCTTCGGCCTGTTCGGCTCCGTGTTCTTCTTCAGCCAGTACTTCCAGTCCGTGCAGGGCTACACCGCGCTTGAGGCCGGTCTGCGCATGTTCCCGCAGGCGATCGTGCTGATGTTCTCGGCGGCCATGTCGGCGCGCGTCGCGCAGGTCCTGGGTACCAAGATCACCGTCGGCGTGGGCATCCTGATCGCGGCGGGCGGCTTGTTCTTCATGTCTCAAGTGCTGGATGTAGGCACGTCCTACGGGATCATCCTGCTGGGCATGATCATCCTCGGTATCGGCATGGGTATGGCGATGAGTCCCGCGACCAACTCGATCATGGGCAGCGTGCCGGTGCGTAAGGCCGGGATCGGCTCGGCCATGAACGACACCACGCGCCAATTGGGCGGCGCGCTGGGCGTGGCCGTGCTGGGCACCATCGCCAACAATACTTACCTGACCCAGATCACGGCGTTGGAATCCAAACTGCCGCCGCAGATCCCCGGTGACCTCTACAAGGCGGTGGAGAGCAGCATCCAGGGTGCGCACATCGCGGCGGGCATGGTGCCCGATCCGACTATCGCGCAGCTGATCGTGAACTCCGCCAACCACGCCTTCACGGCAGGCATGAACGACGGCATGTTGATCGGCTCGGCAATCATGCTGCTCGCGTCGCTGATCGCCTTCGCTATCCTGCCGTCGGAAGTGCGCCGCTCGACCGAAGAAGAGATGTCGTTTGGTGTCCGGTCCGACGCGCTGCGTGCGCCGGTCGCGGGCGACTAGACGACCATTTCGCTTACGCATACAACGGGCGATCTTGACCGGGATCGCCCGTTTTTGTTTAGCCCAAAACACCGACCTCAAACCCCGGCAGCCGTGGTATAGTCACCCTTGTTTTGCGTTCGATTGGCACGCCACCGGAGAAATTACCCCATGACTTTTACCTCCCTTTTTGCCGGCCACAAGCCCATGATCGGCATGGTGCATTTGCTGCCGCTGCCCGAAACGCCGGGTTTTGGCGGCGACGTGAACGCCATTTACCAGCAGGCGCAAGCCGATGCCGAGACGCTGATCGCGGCAGGCATCGACGCTCTGATCGTCGAAAACTTAGGCGATGAACCCTACCTGATCGGGGAGCCGACGCCCGCGCAGGTTGCGGTGATGGCCTCCGCCGCGTCCATGATCCGGCGTATGACCGCCATCCCGCTGGGTATCAACGTGCAGTTCAACGCCTACCAGGCCGAAATCGCACTGGCGTACGCCTGCCAGGCGCAGTTTGTGCGCGTCGAGGTATTCGTGGACACGGTAATTTCGGCTCAAGGGCTGGTGATGCCGTGTTCCGCGCAGATCCAACGCGTGCGGCGGGCGCTCGGCGCGGCGGACGTGCAGCTCTGGGCGGATATCCAGACCAAGTACACGCACAACCTCAAGGATCAGCCGCTGACGGTCTCCGCGAAGGAGGCGCAGGCTGCCGGAGCCGACGCGCTGATCGTGACCGGCGCGGCGACCGGGCAGGCCACCCCGCTCGACGCCGTGACCGAAGTCAAGCGCGTGGTGATGCTGCCGGTCGTGGTGGGCAGCGGCACGACCATCGACAGCCTGCCGGA
This sequence is a window from Aggregatilinea lenta. Protein-coding genes within it:
- a CDS encoding MFS transporter; the protein is MERAAQNAKNPWRAMIFIGISLLVISLDNTILNVALPSISIELGATASQLQWIVDAYVLVFAALLLTMGAVSDRIGRKRALQFGLLWFGVFSLMAALSGSTTMLIVTRALLGLGGATIMPSTLSLITSMFDNPKERAQAIAIWAAIFGLGVGVGPVVGGWLLEHYEWNAVFLVNLPIVVLAVVGGQLTIEESRDEHAPRPDIPGVVLSITGLFSLVYGIIEAGQSGWTEQNVLIAFGAAAVLLTMFGIWEYRSPNAMLPLGFFRNMSFTGANLALTLVVFGLFGSVFFFSQYFQSVQGYTALEAGLRMFPQAIVLMFSAAMSARVAQVLGTKITVGVGILIAAGGLFFMSQVLDVGTSYGIILLGMIILGIGMGMAMSPATNSIMGSVPVRKAGIGSAMNDTTRQLGGALGVAVLGTIANNTYLTQITALESKLPPQIPGDLYKAVESSIQGAHIAAGMVPDPTIAQLIVNSANHAFTAGMNDGMLIGSAIMLLASLIAFAILPSEVRRSTEEEMSFGVRSDALRAPVAGD
- a CDS encoding BtpA/SgcQ family protein, which codes for MTFTSLFAGHKPMIGMVHLLPLPETPGFGGDVNAIYQQAQADAETLIAAGIDALIVENLGDEPYLIGEPTPAQVAVMASAASMIRRMTAIPLGINVQFNAYQAEIALAYACQAQFVRVEVFVDTVISAQGLVMPCSAQIQRVRRALGAADVQLWADIQTKYTHNLKDQPLTVSAKEAQAAGADALIVTGAATGQATPLDAVTEVKRVVMLPVVVGSGTTIDSLPDVLRIADGAIVGSALKVDGRAENPVSAERAQAFMQAARAQRGEG